From the Labrus mixtus chromosome 10, fLabMix1.1, whole genome shotgun sequence genome, the window TAAATGGGTCATTTTTCTCCTGTCAAACACAGTCACCAACAGCTCTATCACAGATAAATACACAATGTTGGTGAAATTCTTTTGAGCTCCAAATCAAAATGAgttataatattttttattacattttttttcatttatttaaggaGCTAATACATTATTGAATCTAAACAGAGCACTCAAGCTTGCATTTAAGATTGTAAATATGTGTTGTTGATACTGGAAATAACTTTGAAATACATTGTTGCTATTTGAATCTAAAGGATGCTCAAACAGTAAAGATTAGTGATCAGAGAAAACCCCTCTTTAATATTTCTATAAGAACACAGCATATGCAAAATGTAGTTTCAGTTCTTTGACATACATCGGTGTAAACTCTTATCTGATTTTCTTAGAGGTCTGAGGACCCTTCTTGTCTTATACAAGTCTTATGTCTTATTTGGACCATTACAGGTGGATTTGCTCAATTCAACTGCTGCTATTTTCCTGTTAGTCACTATCAATAAATAGAACATGCATTAAACTGAGTAATTAGGGAATTAGGAGGAGACGTACACCATGCTGCCAATATAGTGTAAAAATGACAATTTTGAATGttatcttttttaaaagactttctATCAATTATCAACCACAGTGTCCTCTGGATGAGTTCACTTTTGTACTGTACTGACATTTCTGAAACAGGTggctgtaaataaacaaagttcattttttatgttgtggcttcagtgaaaaaatgtgCGTGCTCCCATGTCCTTGCGTGTGTGTGCCCATGTGtttgcgtgtatgtgtgtgtgtatgtgtggtgtgTTCAGATTAAAGGCTGTCAGAAAGCCTTAGGATCAAAGCCTTTGTGGAGCACACATCTGATCGGTCACTGGAAAAGCCACAATTGATGTTTTCCCGTTTTAGAGATAGAGAGCACCGTCACTCAtccattttatacatttttcttttttcaagtttttaataattaattaataaaggTGCAATCATTCCAGCATAAATGCATTTCTATTTTGATTACACATCTTGCTGCAGTTcgactgtgtttgtctgcagctctgaggaaaaccaaaagaaaaccaCAAAGCAGAAAATCCAGAGTGTTGGATGACTTTCTGCTAAGATTTTTTGAAATATACATGATGTGTTAATATGGCTCCACATCGATATCAAAGGAATTGATTTCATGACCATGAAACCTGAAACATTATGGTTTCCAATATTCTGGAGTGTGTTAAACTGATTTAtacctttttaaaatgactgacCTCTGTGACTCTCTCAGTTCTGCACTCAATGAACATTAAATAAAGGAAGTAAGGGTTGACTTGTATGCATTAATCTCTTCCTCAAACTTTACATTCAAAATCTATATGTAGATACATTCccatgttttttaaggtttattttctggcttttcatgcttttatttaaagataggacagtggataaagtcaaACGTGAGGAATGAAAtgcgggaaatgagccacaggtgggacttgaacccgggctgcaTGTTTTAGTGatatctgtgttttgtttttgccgttaacttaatgtttttatttaaaaaaattcacaGCTCCTTATGCCAATGAATGAAGTAAAggttaaaatatgtgtttttatttgaggttgacATTGTCAATTAGTCGAGCACATAGCATGAGCCAATCTGTTGCTAAATTCTGGgtcctgttttttaaaaatcattactCTCGTATCTGCTCACTTCATTCTCCGCTTATATCACTTGAGAGATTCCATTATTCTTTGACAACATCCAAACTCAATATCGTCACCTTAACtcaaaacatgatcaaaaaaacatttggcgTGTCACTCCTACCGGCTCCACCACAAACAGATTTAATATATCACCTGTTCATTGCGCCCTCTATAATTATTAAACTCCACCCATAACATCAACTATGCACAAAGAAATCCATTAATTAACACACTAACCAACTaatgtttcttattttaaattaaatatttcccATAAATTATATTATCATTAACTGAAGTCAGAGTTCTTAAATGAAATGGACCTTGATTAAAATGAGTctacatatttatatttgacTAAAGGCACAACTTACATCTCATTAACTTTTAAAACTGTTGGTTAGCCTTGTAGGAAAGCTAACGGGACTGTCTTCACAAAATGTGCAGTATCCCTACAAACTGTCATATGATAGCTGTTTGCAATAGTTACTGTGTTACCACATCACAAAAGAAGCATTCATATTGAAATACTCTGCAAAGTTGAATATTTGTTGATATCTGGAGTAACTGCTGATTTTCTCTTCCcccattattttttctttcttccattTTCATCCTGCATGCTCAGTAAAGTGCATCAGCTGCCGGTTTGACAGTGATAAATATCCATGAACTCGTTCGCTGCTTTAATGTTCCACGGATGAAACAAACTTTTGGAGGAAAGAATTTAAACTGACAATTTTCTATATATGAACAACTTCAGTTTCTGCAGTGGTGTTTCAGTCCTTTGCTGTTCCATTAGCCACATGTTGTTGTCGCACAGCATGAAGTGTAGAGAACATATGTTTAGCACAGCAGTCGCTTCAAAGCTAATAATATCCCGGTAACAACAGAAGTCTACAGAACATTGGTCCATCAGACTAATGAGTACGGCCCAGTAATGTCAGATTGATGATAACAGATGATAAGTGTTTCCTGGAGTTTCTATCAGTAACCTTGCTAACTTGAAGACAACCCCCTGAAGGAGCAGACACTAAATGATGGTGTGCTACAACATCTGGAGCTGAACATTTACAGGCTTAGAGGGTCTGAGATTGTCTGGTTGCAGATCTTCTTCTGCTTCAGTCCTCCAGCTCTCTGAGGACGACTGAAGGAGCACCAACTCATTATCAGCCACGTGGATTTAGTCTCGTTAAGGGACCCTAATGGATAGATTGATCTCATTTCATTTGGCACTTCATTAAATGCACGTATTGTAGGACAAAGACATGTGCtcctgaagaaacacacacacacacacacacacacacacacacacacacacacaccacacgatggactttttttttttcacatactGTCTCTCATTAAGGCAAAGTAATTACACAGACCAAAGTACTCAGAGATCACTTTAACAGTGAGATGAACAACATTTGTGCCAGATCATATTGACATGAGAAAATATCTTAAAGACACTATATCTTTATATTTCTTCATACAGCTTGACTTCAAggtttgcaaaaaaacaacctgttaGGTGCTCATTCACAGATAAGTGGTAATGAAGACCACTGTCCTGAGATGATAAGAAACAAAATGGAGACACAATTGTCCAAAGTTCTGTAACAAACCGAACACGAACTGTTTGCCTTTTagattttgaaaaacaacattatcaGCATTAAATTGCAAGATTGTATTTAAATAGCAGATTTCACATAGGAAGAAACTCTTGAGCTTCAGCCACTCCAGAAATGGAGCCCGacgctctcagagaaggaccttaGACGTTCAATATATAATTCAGtgggctcctctcagactggatccaaagaaagtatactgagcacacaaatcacttaaGGCAAATTTATTTGGGTGCAAAGGACTAACGTTTTGACACGCTCCTCCTCAGAGTCACACTTTGATTAAAAGCTTTGCGTTGTTGGTTAAGTTTATGAACTGCATTATTATCATTTTGTTGCAAACTCCTTTTGTGGTTTAATTACAGAGAAGTAATTATGACACGCTCCCTTCACTTCTCAGACAGCATTACAAAGTACAAACAGCTTGTATTCTCTTTTTTCTATTGATATCAGCATTTCACAGAAGTACAGGATGGACGTCTCGGTGCAGCTCTGTTGTGGATACACAGAACAAAGTGAACCGAATGAGCTGTTAAAAAGCTGTTGGTGGGTTTGAGGAGTGTGGCTTCACACTGCAGTTGGATCAAAAGCAGttacatgtgatgtgtgttgttAGCTTAAAAATCATTATCTGTGTTATTTCACCACAGAAGAAGCAATACTGAGCAGACTGTCATTCAAATGACTTTCCATAACTTCATTATCCATTATTATTAGCACTAACTGGAGCTCATTTCACATACAGCAGAggtttttatttagagatgatTTGTATTCCTtaactgcagtttaaagcagactTTAATTTCAGTCTCAAGTCTCAAGTTCGGTCTCAGCTAAAATAGCCAACAGCCTTTAAAGAGCCAGAGAAAGGATTATTTACCACTGCTGTTCAATATACTGTTCAACATGCCGTCTCTGAGTAACCGACATATTTAGATATCATTACAAACAGTGTTGAAGATGAATTCATTTTGACTCATTAACAAGgtaacaaaatgtacaaaactcACCTTTTATGATAACACCTTTTATTTTGATCTGTGGTAGTATGTAACTACTGTGagattgtgtttttaactgtgtggtgtgtgtgtgtgtgtgaggtctaCAGGGTGTCTCTCACAGATTTGAAGCTGTCTCCCCTCACCCTGTGTCCTTCACTAACAAAACCAAAACTCAGATGTTGTTACAGACAGGAGTGATGATCAGTGGGGCTGAGTTTTTACCGCCTTCGTTACCGCAGGGTCCAAAGTATGGAAAGAGTCTCTCAGTGAAGTTACATCCAGTGAAGGAGAAGATGCGAGCCCTGGCGTCAACGTCGTAGAAGGAAACTTGACCTTCTTCATAATCGACGAACACTCCGACCTTTTGAGGAATCTCTCTCACGTGGAGGTTGATAGCAGGGCCAGCATTGGCCGTGAACTCGTTTCCTTTTCTCAGCCAGATGGTCCAGTATCCACTCTTAGGGCTCAGTCTCATGTCCCCCTTCCTGTTGATGGACTGGTTAGTCACTCCTAGATCCCACTGGGTTTTCCCTCGGACCTGGACCTCAAAGTAGAACTTTCCAGAATGAAAACTCTCCTTTGCGAGGACATTGAGGACATGATCGAACCTCTCTGGCTTGTCCGGGAcgttcctctttctgtctccacacttgacttctttccCGTCCTCAGAAACAATGAGAGAAGGGTTCGCTGTGTCCGGATCAAGAGTCAGATTCACGGCATGAAACTGCATTTTCTTCAAGTCGGGATCACACAGCAGCCTGATTTCTCTTGTCACTGTTGTCTCCAGCTTCATCAATGTTTCCTGCACAGTAAACTGGTCGCTGTTAAGAGTCACCTCAGACCAGTCCTTCACCTGTGGAGGAGTGATGGTGAGAGAAAGGAAACTCTGCAGGAATTCAAAGGAGTCGTTGATGCCAGTGACCTGATCAAGTTCAGattgtttttgctttatttgcATCATCTCTTCCTCCAGTTCTTTAATGAAGCCTTTCCCATCTTCttcaatctttttcttcttcgtctgaATCACCTCACTCAGCTCGACTTGGCTTCTCCTGATGTAGTCCACCAGAGCAGTCATCACATGCTTGCTGTATGCCAGCGCCTTCTCTGCATTATTTCCACTCGCCTCCACTGAGTGTTGGATCTCTAGAAGTTTCTGCTGATGCGTCTGAATCATCTGATccatgtctttcttttcttttcccagcTCATCCTTCCTCttttcagcctcctcctccacactcGCTGTATTACAGCTTTTATGGTCACTGTCTACACAGACTCTACATAGAAACATTAAATCCACTTTGCAGAACATCTCCAAAGGCTCACCATGGTCTTTGCAGATCCTGCTCTCGAGGTCCTCGACCGGGTTGATCAGCTTGTGTTTCCTCAAGGGTAAAACTCTCTGATGAGGCTCCAGATGTGCGTCACAGTAAGACATGAAACATGTTAAGCAGGACTTGGTGGCTTTGAGCTTCCCCCCAGTACACATACCACAGAGCACATGTCCACTTCCTGCTTTTTCGGGGGTGTCACGGGGTCTTTCCTGAATGGTCTTTTTCACCTTTTCGGCAGCATTAGCGAGGACAGTGTTGACACAAAGGTCTGGTATCTTTGAGTACTCCTTGTTACACAGTGGACACAGGAATAAAGGTTTGTTAGTGTCCCAGTGGAATGTGATGCAGCCACGACAGAAGGTGTGACCACAGGGAATCGCCACAGGTTGATTGAAGACATCCAGACAGATGGAGCAAAGAAAGTTGTCCTCCACCATTAGACTACTGGCACAAGCCATTTCTTCAAACACcaaatgaaacagtgaaaaaaGTTAGAGGGGCAAAAGTTGAACAAGATTTATAGTTGTTGAAAGCACAGAAATATGTCAGTAAACACTAAAGACATGACCAATAGTATCAAAGAGTTCAACTTTACCTGTTGTCAGTAGTTATTTTATAATCTCTCCGGTCTGTAAAGCACAGTTGAATCACACCGCTCTGTTTCTACTTTTGGTTTCActttcttttgctttctcttCCAGCTGTGTCACTGAGTCCCCTCCCATTTCCTCATTTAACTTGAACAAGTTAACTCTTTAATAACCTGTGACCCACGtacagagcttctttttttctctcaggtcCCTTTGAGCTTATTTAGAGTCATACAATGTCCCCAATCTTCACTTCAAAGGTTTGTACACTGCCTCATGAGCAATGATGTCTTTCAGGTGTGCATTATTCATATGATTCTTTGCTCTCACTTTCTTGCTTGTTGATGTAGTCACAACATTAGTGCTTCAGAAATCTCTTTCATGTGTAGTATTATGCATACATGAAATGAAAGCTATGAGAAAGCACAACATGCTGAATTGTAAATGAGGTTGAGAGTGCTCAGTGACGGCGTCtgaataaaaaactgtaaatactcTCGTCCTGTTCAGTGTCCTCTGAGGAAACAACACTTTGAACACAATAGCTCCCCTGCATCCTTGAAGGTCTTTGTCAGAGTTGAAATAATCTGTGTATGCTGCGTTCAGGTTCCTGTGAGTCAGCATCAGCAGCGTTCGTATATGACTACATGTATTTCCATGTCTGCAAGGAGGATTTGAGCAGGACTGTAGGTGTGTAAGCATTTTCAATTCTGCTGAAGGATGACAATGTGACACATTGAACTTAACCTTTCAGTGACATGAATTAATACACTTCTATGCAGATTAATATGTCAGTTAAACCTGATGAATGTGTTTTACAATATGTGAATGTGGGTGTTTGGTATGTAAATGTTGGTTCAATATTTTGAATTATATATGTACTGTACATTAaggtgctcagaaaaaaagctcctgtttgacattttcttgaGTCACGTCTTTTTCAGGCCTCACCTTGATGTCTCGGCTACCATCAAACATTCAGACGACATTTGGATCAGAAGGGGATTCCTGGTCTGGTCTGTGTGGAGCTGAAGTACATGAGCCTTTCTTCTCCTCATAGGATCCACTGATGGGTTCATTGAAGGATGAGAGGGAGTCAGgcttttttctcctccctcttttttaaattctcgcTCCTTTAGTCTTTCAAGTGGTGAGATATCACCCTCCCTGGTCCCCGTTCTCTGACCCACTGAGCTCTCACCTGTTTCTACTCCTTGAATACATGAATTAGAGATTAGAAGAGCTCAATGTGTGAGCGGAGGACAAGCGACCAACTGAAATATGGGATTaccctgaaaatgaaaacgttCCCCTTGGTTATTTTTCTTGGAAACATTTGGTATAATGTAAGTGCACAATTCACAAGAGATTTCAAAATGATCTCCTtatgtttgcatattttttgAGGAAATGCTTCACATATCATATTGACTCACAGCTGCCACCTGTTGGTCAGATGAATAGCTTGACATCATTTGTAAAGCTGTGTACACGTCACCTGCATACACAAGCATCCATGTGTGCACATATTAACAAATACCTGACAAATTCAggaataaatataataataaatcaatcaatcaatcacttgTAGCCTAGATCAGCACATGGACCTTTTCTGAAAATCTCAATCTCATGCCTGGATATTTAAAGCATTTTGGACCTGACagaatatgtaaataaatgatttgatCGATTGACGTTCTCatatagaaacagacaaaagTAAGATCTCTGATGTTTTGTAAGGCAACGAAAAGGATCTCTCATTAAAGTTCACACAGATTGTGTCTGTGGGCTGTGTGTATGGCAGCCATGTTCTACTGTGCAACAAGGGAGGATCACCCAGTCAGTCACCTCCATCATTCTGCTTTGTTTACAACTTGGTCAGAGAGGAGGGTTGTGTTATTTCCAGCCCTCCAGACACAACGTTTCTCCAGGAAAGATAAATAATTAGTCATGAGATGATTTCCTCCCTTCATCCATCAGCCCGGGGAAGATGGCTGCCAAATGAGAGTCTCCTCTCCCTGCAGTGTTTTTGTTCCCCAGACACCCAGCTTtagatttctctcttttatacACTTTGAAACAGTCAGACACTTGAAAGGATGACTCCATCTCTGCCAAGGTGTGCACAGATTAAAAGCTTCCTTTCTTTTGCTTTAAGCAGAGCTTTTAGGATCAGAAAAAAGGAGGGCGGGTTCAACTTTACCTTTTCATCAAAATTCACCAGTAAAAACACTGATAGAAAAATTCACATTAATTTATCGACTTTGATGCAATTTATggcatacatgtttttttttatgcaaagaaGCATCTcctttttcaatgtttttctttttcccctcgAAATAATTTGATATTCTTCAGCTCTGTAAAGTCTCATGAGGATAAATGTGACGCAAGCAGTTGATTAGTATTTTTTGATATCTAAGTTATCTGACATAttgaaaccaaaaataaatactgaattCCTGCCTGAGTGACACAACAGGGTTTTTCCTGTCAGtggagaaatatttatttaaactcctggaaatgtttgtaataagtcaaagagagagaaacctcTCTGAGAGCTGAATATTTTGTGAGTTTTATCTGTTACTTTAAAATCAAACCGGACATTTCCCTGCACACTGAGCGGAGCCTGGAGGTTAAGAGGATCAGAGAGcttatttctaaatgaaaaggTTGTTAAGTTGTTTTATCAACACTGTTAttcattaaacattttgtgactGTTGGATTTAAAACACTATCTGAGGTGGCCTCCAAACACCAGAGGAGTTAGTCTCTCTGATAGGCTGCCTCCACTGCTGCATTATTCATTTGTGCTATTTGTCAGACTCAGAGTCCATGACGGAAATTTCGACAAGGATTGAAGACTTATTGTTAATGTTTCAGGAGTTGAAAACTTTGACTGTGAAGTTTGAGGAAGctataaaaaacagatttgtgttTCCATATCTTTAGTTATTTGTCTATCGTGAGCAAAACTTCTGAAATACAGCACATAATGTGAGGGTTGTCTTCTGTCAGGTTAGCAGTTATTTCAATTTGCTTTCTCAAATGTTGTGAGGCCAAAACTTTCCTTTCTGATACCTAGTTTTTTCCAACATTCCCTCTCTCCAACATCAGGCACATTTCGTGACTGGGAGCTGCAGCCTTTCCTTGGCTGTCACAGAGGGGCTTTAACAAGGTCCTGCACTCCTTCTGCTCTTTCCTCCTCATTTTACCATGCTGCTGACACTTTCCCCTCTTCTCCCAGTAATTTCACCTTTTCTCTGAGGGAAAAGTGTAAAGATGCCCGGCTAGAGTGGAGGGATAGTGGAAAGTGCTTTTTGCCTTTACTTAAATAGGAGCCAGCACATTTCTCCGCCACCTTCAGGCCTCAGAGCTTAAAGCTGAACATACAGATGTGCACTGAATGACGTGGTTTTGTTTTAGTtataaataaaatctgttttactAGAGTCAAGAAACTTTCGAGGTGCTTTGATTACAAAAACATAATGTGCAACCTTGCTGACAACAGTTcctcctagaactatgaaaaggTTCCTGAGGTCCAGAAACACCTAATGACTCACAATGACGACAATTTAGGCTTCCAAGTGTAACAAATGTGATGTATGAATTTTCCTGATGTTGAATGATTTTTgcaacattgttttcttttgttttctttttaaatgatattatGTTAAATGATGGTATTCACGATAAAGACTTCAACAATCGTATGCATCCATTAGCCCTTTATGCAGCGCCTTCATAATCTCTTGGCTAATACAAGCCATATAAAACTGTAtttatagatggatggatgtcatGTGTGGATGTGGACGCTTCTAACTGAAGTATACCTCCCTGAAaggagtgtgtttatgtgtgtttacagatgAATGGAGAGCTGATGTCCTTGGGCTTAAATTCATATTCATAACGAACAAGTAAATTAGAGCTGACATAATCATCTTAAGCCCCGTGCATTTCAATTACAAACCATATAAAGGAGTTATTGATCCATAgcagaggagacacacagagaggcagagagattTTTAAATACTCATCAGTCATCACCCTCCTGCTCGGTTTGGTAAATCTGTTCTTTAATTGATTTTTATGAGCAGGCAAAGCCAGCGCTGAAAGAGGCAAGtaaaacagttaaaacatttgattgtttttacatACCCTTGTTTATTCCTCTATCATCAAATCTCTAATGTGCTTCAGGGTTCTCAGTGGTTTCTGGTGTTAAATCATCTTTAAGCTAAAGAGCAGGGAGGGGAGGCGCCTCAGGTTCATTCAGTGTCCCATCTGACCTTGATTAATGTGAGCGAGGCCTGCTTCACACTTAAAGCACAGAGCTCCTCCAACCCGCCCCTTCGCAGGTCAACCAGCCATCTCCCAGATGTCCTGTTAGATTCTCGAGTTTCATGCATAAaaaactgaatatatttacagagcaCATGTCCTGGAGTCACAAGGGTCATGGGGGGGTATAAATCACTACtgacaaaaagacattttacaacTACAAAGGTGCATGGTTTCAGTGAGATCCAAAACAACTTTACTATGGATGGAAAATGATCATAATAATTCTGGCGTAATACAATAATCAAATGTCAAAATCCATATCATTAAGATAGAAACAAATGACACAAGTGATGGAACCAGTTCTAAAGATACACAAAGGCTATGACAGTAACACACAAAACATCTACgaagagacacaaaaacaatacaGTAAGACTCAAAAAACTAAACAATGAAGCCTTGTTCTTATGGCTTTTGAATGCAAGCTGCAGAATCTTTTACATGCCTGTGCCCAGGCAGGGTCCCATCATCTCATAACACACCCACATCTCTTCTTTTACCCCCTATTTTCTAACTTTTTATTCCCACTTCCCTCCGCTCCATccgtctcctctctgtgtcccctGTAATGCCACAGACGCTCTCTGTGAAAGATGGAGGAGATCACTGAGGATTTCTATTTCTCTGACCCCGGCGTGcccttcatcttcctctcacAGCTTGATCTTTCACACATAATTGCTTTTTATTGTTGTACAGCAGCCAGCTCTTGGCCCATGGCTCTACTCGTCTCTCCCAGCCTCTCTCATTATTACAGTGAGACTCGCtctgctgagaataaaactacatattttcttttctttgtacaatgttttctgtcattgtcTATAAAGCCCCACTCAATGCAAAGCCTGAGTTCTTAAATTTTATAATACAGGGGAGCTCAATGATCAGGTTGGGGTTACCCGTGgaattttctgttgtttattaCTCTGCTCTTGTGAAATATGTTTTCTCAACTTTTGAGACAGTGCTGATGTTTTAGAAGTGTGGTGGAATTCAAATAAAAGACTCACCGTCTTCTTCATGAAGTTTATTTTGGCTCTCCATCACTATTTCTCCTTGACCCCTAAGAACAACACTGTGCATAGAAAATGTAATCGTCTGCACGACGGATTTTCAATGTGAACGATTAAATTCCTCCACAACAAAAGTAAATCCGTAAATCCTCCTCTTCATATTGTGTTTTCCTCTGATCCTTCATCACACAGGTGACGAAATAAAATTATTTGATAGGCTTCCTCATCTGTTGGTTTTAATGAAAACAGTGCACACAAAATTGATCtcaatatacttttttttgaaggatatttcaatagaaaagaaaatgtccaaCCGGACAttggagtgtttgtttttgacataCAGCACCTACAGTAAGTGATCTTCTAAATTTATCAGATTGTTGGTTTCCCAAAAGCCTTAATAACtatattaattaaaattaaCCAATGTACCAGtacatgagttgggggtatatAAGTAATGGTCACATTGTACCGTTGACTAATCAGATAATCTCTCGAGTCCCTTGTCGCAACAAGTCTCGTCTCTTTGAAGTGTCAGTTCCTATATGCTTGGAGGGCTGCGGGATGTTGTAGTGTCGCCATGTTTGTCACAGTCACTTTGTTCAACTCCTTTTAACATTCCCCCGGTGCAGCTTATGGCTTCCCTTTGCCCTCAGGTCTTTGTGTAATTATGAAGGCTTGTTCATTCAGTCTGAACTCACTACAGCGAATGATTAGATGTTAACTCTTAAGGGCTGGTGTGCAGTGCGGTATTTAATGAAGCTGTGAAAGACATCATGGCAAACGAAGATCTATTTCCATTAATCACATGAATAGGTGAGGTCTATGTGAGACTATATAGCAGCTTCTTTTTCCttgttgtggtgtttttttatattctactGTAGGCTTGACTTGGATATTTGCTTGAACATAGATTAATCTTCACTGCAGGACAGACGGAGCATGTCTTCTTCCCTTCAGATGGCTTTGGCTccattcttctctttcttctgtccGTGATTGTAGAAAATAGCTTGTTACACTCCCTTTCTCTTGGATGCAGtcatcttttaaaataaaacaccaggATTGTTGTCATTAGTAAAACAATGAAGTATCTTCTAAGTGTATTAGACTTTATTTCAGAAAATTTTCATTGAAATAGTGTGGCTGTATTCATGTGCGGGTAGTGTTAGATGTTACAAGGTTATAGTTATTGGGATTTCCATTAACCTCTTGCCTTAGATCTAAAGTAGACTGTAATGTAAACTAGCATTAGAagaatacaactttttttccaagggACTACATATTAAGTCACTGTTTGGTTCGGTCGTTTGACCGCCATTTCCCTACAACAGCTCTTGCAATGGTTCTTGTCTTTAATCTTGTCTCATCCCTCCAACATGtttccctctcttgtctctgcCAGCTTTCAGTCAAAGCTCCAATGAAC encodes:
- the LOC132982191 gene encoding E3 ubiquitin-protein ligase TRIM21-like, translated to MACASSLMVEDNFLCSICLDVFNQPVAIPCGHTFCRGCITFHWDTNKPLFLCPLCNKEYSKIPDLCVNTVLANAAEKVKKTIQERPRDTPEKAGSGHVLCGMCTGGKLKATKSCLTCFMSYCDAHLEPHQRVLPLRKHKLINPVEDLESRICKDHGEPLEMFCKVDLMFLCRVCVDSDHKSCNTASVEEEAEKRKDELGKEKKDMDQMIQTHQQKLLEIQHSVEASGNNAEKALAYSKHVMTALVDYIRRSQVELSEVIQTKKKKIEEDGKGFIKELEEEMMQIKQKQSELDQVTGINDSFEFLQSFLSLTITPPQVKDWSEVTLNSDQFTVQETLMKLETTVTREIRLLCDPDLKKMQFHAVNLTLDPDTANPSLIVSEDGKEVKCGDRKRNVPDKPERFDHVLNVLAKESFHSGKFYFEVQVRGKTQWDLGVTNQSINRKGDMRLSPKSGYWTIWLRKGNEFTANAGPAINLHVREIPQKVGVFVDYEEGQVSFYDVDARARIFSFTGCNFTERLFPYFGPCGNEGGKNSAPLIITPVCNNI